DNA from Pseudomonas putida:
CCGCCAGTTGCTGCGCGAGCACGACGGCCGGGAACTGAGCCAGGCGCAGTTCGATGCCCACATCAGCGGACGAGCCAATGGTGAACTGTTCGCCGAGCTTTTCCCCCTGAGCAGCCAGGCCCTGGCCTTCGAGGATTCACTGCCAGGCGTGAAAGCCGCCAGCGATGCTGGCATCTTCACCGTGGGTATCGCCACCACCCAGACCACCGAGCGGTTGCTGGCTGCAGGAGCGCGATGGGTGATCGAGGAAACGACTCACGGTTGTGGGCGTTGATAGACGAGATGGCCGGTTAGTCGATTAACCGGCAAGCCATCGAGCCGTTCGTCGTGAGGAGGCAAGTCGTTGTCGAATCCCACAACCACCATTCGACCATTCGCTGAATCCCTCACGTGGAGCCAGCGTCATGAGCAATTCAGATATCAAGCACGAGGTGGTCACCCGAAGCGAATGGCTCGCGGCCAGGCGCCAGCTATGGCTGCATGAAAAAGCCCTCACCCACCAGCGTGACGAAGTGGCCGCGGCCAGGCGGGCTTTGCCGTGGGTCAGGGTCGAACGGACTTATCGCTTCCAGGGGCCCGATGGCGAACTGGGGCTGGCGGATCTGTTTGCAGGGCGCAGCCAACTGCTGGTCTATCACTTCATGTTCGCCGAAGGTTGGAGCGAAGGCTGCCCGGGGTGCTCGTTCCTGGCCGACCATTTCGATGGAGCCAACTTGCACCTGGCACATCATGACGTTTCGCTGGTCGCGGTGTCGCGGGCGCCTTATGAGCAGTTTCAGGGTTTTCGGCGGCGGATGGGGTGGCGGTTTCCCTGGTTCTCGTCACATGGAGGCAGCTTCAACGAGGACTTTGGGGTGAGTGTCGCTACGGATGGGTCTGGGCAGTACAACTACGAGGCCTATGCGGGGAGTGAGCCGGAGTTGCCCGGGCTGAGTGCGTTCTATCGGGATGGGAATGGGGAGGTCTATCACACCTATTCTACGTATGCTCGGGGATTGGACATTTTGGTGGGGGCTTACAGTTTTCTCGATATTGCGCCGTTGGGGAGGAATGAGGGGGGGACGATGGATTGGGTGCGGCATCATGATCGGTATGAGGGGGGGAACGGGCTGGGCATTGTTGTCATGAGTGAGGGCTTGGGCTTTCAGGTTGTGTGTATATCCGGTGTTGGGCCTTTACGGCGACCGGCGTTTTTCAAGGTAGTTGTCGCGTCAACCATCCAGCTATGCAGCTTGCTTCTCGTGCTGTTGATCCCGATCAGGGTTCAACAGCACCGTCCCAATTGGCTCCCAGTTACGGGTGCGTCCTGACCATCGCTCTGGATTCCTGCATCGAGCCTGCTCATACAGCTCATGGCGCAGGGCAAGGATTTGCCTATCCTGACCACGATGACGCTCTGCCGGTGTGACGAAGCGGATCCGGCTGTGCCGGTGTTCGTGGTTGTACCAACGGATAAAATCACGCACCCAACATCTTGCAGCATCCAGGGTCTCGAAACCCTTGGCCGGCCATTGCGGACAGTACTTCAGCGTTCTAAAAAGAGCCTCCGAATACGGATTGTCATTGCTGACACGCGGCCTGCCCCTCGATGGCGTAATGCCTAACTCATACATCTTGCTCAGCAAAGTGGTCGACTTCATTGGCGCGCCGTTGTCCGAGTGCAGTACCAAGGGCTCTCTCAGGCATTGTTCGCTGATCACGCTCCTTTGCAGCAACACTGCGGCCTTGGCGCCGTCCTCATCCTCATGCACCTCCCAGCCGACGCTCTTGCGGCTGTAAATATCCTCGATCAGGTACAGGTAGTAGTACTTTCCACGCACCGAAGACGGCAGGTACGTGATATCCCACGACCACACACGATTCGGCGCATGAGCCGCATGCGTTGTTGGCTCGGCATTACGTCCAGGGCGCTGAGCGCGTCCTCGGTGCTGCCTCTGCCCGGCAGCTCGAAGCACACGATAGAACGTTGACTCCGAGCCTACGTAGATCTGCCTATCGGCCAGCCTCGGCACGATCTGGCTGGGTGGCAAGTGAGCATATTCGGCGCTGTTGCACAGGTTGAGAATTACTTTCCGTTCATGCTCGTCCAGCGCATTGGCCGGGGCTGCACGAGCGGTGGTAGTGCGAGCATCCGCCAGTATTTCCTGGGTTTCAGTCCAGCGCTGCAACGTTCTGAGCGTCAATCCAACTTCTTGGCACGCCACCGATTTTCGAGCGCCGGCATTGATCGCTTCTGTCAGCCACGCCACTAGCAGTTGCCGTTCCGGCAGAGCGGTCAATTGTCCTCGTCGTCTACTCCCCAGTAGTCGTTGAGCTTTTTTCGCAGCACCAGTAACGCGGCTGTTTCAGCCAGCGCCTTATCCTTGCGGCGCAGTTCGCGCTCAAGCTGCTTGATGCGTTTCTGATCTTGGCGGGCCTGCTCCCGATCGACCTTGGGCTGCGCTTTTTGAGAGGCCATCCCACTCAGGAAGGCTTGCCGCCAGGCAGCAATCTGCTCGGGATATAAGCCTTTGCGGCGGCAGTATTCACCCAGTTCAATCTCGGACAAGCTGGCACATTCGGCGACAGCCGCGAATTTCATTTCTGCCGACCAACTCTCGGTCGGGTGTTTGGGATCGGTCACCACCACACATCCTTCGGCACTGGCTCGTTTGCGCCAGGTATACAGCGACATTTCAGTAACGCCCTCGCGCCTGGCGACTTCGGCCATCGTCAGGTTGAGTGGAGGGCCCAGCATCTTGAGCAGTTCGGTTTTGCGCTCAGAGGAATAGTACGGCACAACGGCTCTCTTGCCGCCCCCGGGGTATGGTTTCAGGTAAGTCTGGTGAGGCGACAACTATCCTGACACCGGGGGCGACCTACTTTGCTCTTGGGCAAAAGTAGGCAAAAACCACAGGCTCCCACATACGGCCCGGCGCTTCGCACCGGGGTCCCTCGCTGCGGTCGCGATTGGTGGTGTCTGAACCATCTCGCATCAAAGGCAACGGCAACGGCAACGGCAACGGCAACGGCAACGGCAACGGCAAACAAGCTAATTATTTGTTGGCAGTTCCGGCCTATTCGCGGGTAAACCCACAGGCTCACCGCTGTCCTTGAGAACGGCGCTGTACCTGTGGGGTTTACCCGCGAATGGGCCAAAAAGCTCACCATAAAACCACTGAATGAAACAACGCCAGCCCAGGCACCGCCTGTAACTTGCGCCCCATCAGCAGGCCGAGTGGAGGTGTCTGGAGGGGCAGGCGCGCAGCGCCCTTCGGCGATCGCCGAAGTCGCGATATGGAGGCTGGCGCAGCCAGCCGGAGGCCGCGAGGCCCCGTAAGGCAATGAAGAGGGAACCCCGCCACGGGCGGGGCGTATGCGGGGGCGCAGCGGCTTTGGTTACTTTGGCCAAGACCAAAGTGACCCGCCGTAAAGGCGGAAAGGTGACTAACCGTCGACAAATCAAAGGGATAAGCCCACAACCTCAAAACCAACCAACAACCAACGCCAAATCAAATCTCATGCGCCGCGAGCAACTCCATGAGCACCTCAGCCAACGCCCGCACCATCCCATCCGCTGTCGGACGATGCACCACCACGATCTCGTAGCTATCCACCTCAGGCAGCCCCTGCTCCCCCCCCAACACCCGATGCTCCCCCGTCGCAGCCCGTGGCGGTAGCAGACTGACCCCCATGCCATCGGCCACCGCCGCCTGTATCCCGCTCAAGCTGGAACTGGTGAAACTGATACGCCAACGCCGCCCCATCCCCTCGATCGCGGTAATCATGTCTTCGCGATACAACCCCCGCGGCGGAAAGGTCACCAGTGGGATCGGGTCGAGCTCGAAGGCCGGTGTCCGGGCGCTGTCGATCCACTGCAGTCGTTCAGGCCAACATGCCACCCCCTCTCTCGCATTACGCCGCTGCTTGAGCAATACCAGGTCCAGCTCGCCATTGTCATAGGCCTGGCTGAGATCCCGGCACAACCCGCTGGTGACTTCCAGCTTGACCTGCGGATGGCGCCGGCTGAATGCCGACAAAGCATTGGTGGTGCGCCCGCCGACGAAGTCCTCAGGCACCCCCAGGCGTACCGTCACGCCAACCATCGCCCCGGCCAGGGCCTCGAGCATCTGATCGTTCAGCGCCAGCATGTGCCGGGCATAGCCCAGCAACGTCTGTCCCGCGTCGGTCGGCAGCACGTCGCGGTTGCCGCGCACCAGCAGGCGATGCCCCACCATGTCCTCCAGCCGGCGTACCTTCTGGCTGATGGTCGACTGGGTGGAATGCAAGCGCGTCGCCGCCGTGGTGAAACTGCCGCAATCGGCCACCACGACAATGGCACGCAGCAGGTCGAGATCGAACAGGGCCCTATTCGGTTTAACGCTGATAGACATCGGTGTATTCAACTTCTGAATGACAGACCC
Protein-coding regions in this window:
- a CDS encoding IS3 family transposase (programmed frameshift) — encoded protein: MPYYSSERKTELLKMLGPPLNLTMAEVARREGVTEMSLYTWRKRASAEGCVVVTDPKHPTESWSAEMKFAAVAECASLSEIELGEYCRRKGLYPEQIAAWRQAFLSGMASQKAQPKVDREQARQDQKRIKQLERELRRKDKALAETAALLVLRKKPQRLLGSRRRGQLTALPERQLLVAWLTEAINAGARKSVACQEVGLTLRTLQRWTETQEILADARTTTARAAPANALDEHERKVILNLCNSAEYAHLPPSQIVPRLADRQIYVGSESTFYRVLRAAGQRQHRGRAQRPGRNAEPTTHAAHAPNRVWSWDITYLPSSVRGKYYYLYLIEDIYSRKSVGWEVHEDEDGAKAAVLLQRSVISEQCLREPLVLHSDNGAPMKSTTLLSKMYELGITPSRGRPRVSNDNPYSEALFRTLKYCPQWPAKGFETLDAARCWVRDFIRWYNHEHRHSRIRFVTPAERHRGQDRQILALRHELYEQARCRNPERWSGRTRNWEPIGTVLLNPDRDQQHEKQAA
- a CDS encoding LysR family transcriptional regulator, with amino-acid sequence MSISVKPNRALFDLDLLRAIVVVADCGSFTTAATRLHSTQSTISQKVRRLEDMVGHRLLVRGNRDVLPTDAGQTLLGYARHMLALNDQMLEALAGAMVGVTVRLGVPEDFVGGRTTNALSAFSRRHPQVKLEVTSGLCRDLSQAYDNGELDLVLLKQRRNAREGVACWPERLQWIDSARTPAFELDPIPLVTFPPRGLYREDMITAIEGMGRRWRISFTSSSLSGIQAAVADGMGVSLLPPRAATGEHRVLGGEQGLPEVDSYEIVVVHRPTADGMVRALAEVLMELLAAHEI